The sequence below is a genomic window from Cucumis melo cultivar AY chromosome 5, USDA_Cmelo_AY_1.0, whole genome shotgun sequence.
AAGAAGGATGAGAGAAACCTTGGTGTCAAGCATGACGGCGCAGAGAATACCAGTATTCTCCATTCCGGCCCTGAGATTGTCGAGCGTCTCCTGGTGATAGGCGTGGGATCCATGAGAGAAGTTGAAACGAGCAACATTCATCCCAGCTTTCAAGAGCTTCTCGATCATGGGCACGGACCTGGATGCCGGCCCTAGGGTGCAGACAATCTTAGTCTTGGGTTTCTTCTCAATCACTAATCCGTCCATTTCTTGTGGTTGATTGTGAATGTGAATGATGAGGGAATGAAGGATCAAAGGATTAAATCTTTCCTGGAGgagttggaagaagaagaagaagatccaGAAAAGTGGAGAATGGATGAGATGAAACAGAGAAAAAAGGGCGGATCGTTGATCGGATGGAAGATTTTGAAAAGGCCTCGattgaatgaagaagaaggacaaGGTTTAGTAAATCAGAATCGAAAGGCAGGAGGAGCATTTTCGGGTTTTTGAGGTCAACTGTAAAGGCGTGGCGCTACCTCATCGCATCGCATACGTTCACACactttttctttacttttttatttttcgttttttttaaatcacacttttttttgtaatttgtgCTGAAAGGTGGATGTTGATGGAAATATAGACGCTCAATTTTGACGAAATGTATGCGTATTCTTTTTAatcatgaaaattatttgaatcaatttatgaaacttcgatgattatttaattatattatagcTTACCAATTTTATTAATCATATCCAAAAATATGTATATACGGTTTATCCATTCTCTTCTATAACAAAGTTTATGTTTGAACATTGACAATCGTAAATTTATAATTTGGATAGGAACTCAAAGGATAGAGATTGAAAAATCTATATCCATCAATGTATTGTTTGACATAGAAGTTAAAAAATGTATGTTTAAAAGTAATGTGGGAGTATTACAATAAGATTACTTTTATATCATGTTTTTATAATGTTGGTCTATTCATCTTTCGGAcggatttttaaattttatgttttattttacccTCATTTTCTAAGCTAGATCTTCGATGTGGCATCCCCTTTTTGGCAAGTTCTTTGGATCAGCCTCGACATCCAAGCTGAGCATCGTGGCACTCAGGCACATGCCACCTTTCTTTTCTTAGCTTCAACCTTCTTTGGACTCTTTGTTTGGTATTTTACTAGGCTCGACTCCAAATTTAGCCTTAATCTGATAGTGCACTTAGATAATTCTTTGGGTAAGAGCATGCACCAGACATTCGGCACCAAGACTTAAGCTaacctctttttcttttgttatcgTGGTAGAATCACTAAAGGGCAATTGTTGAActataataaaatagaaatgtAATACAATCTAATGCAGAACTCACTTTTAATTGAATGTTTTGGGCTCAAACTTCAATATCAAACTCATTTATTCCCACATTTCTCAATCCAATTTAGACCCATTCAATTTTAAACTCATAAAATCACTCTTTATTCCTACATTTCTTTGATTTTCAGTAATTCTGACTTCTAGTCACAGTCTAATTCTTCAAACAACCCCTTAGTAGATATTAAATCCGAAGTAGATAGTCATCATAGCTCAAACTCATGTTTTATTGACCACTACGTCGCGGAAGTTCTATggtattatattattaaaataaagaaaataaaatcaaacaaattgaagtccaaatatgaaagaaattcaAATGAATGTTATATAGCTCATCTAGTACAAATATCCATTTCGCTCATTATAATTTGGACATTCCGTCTATTAGTATAAATTAGTCCACAAAGATGGCCTGATAGGGTTATCGAGATCAATTGCATAAACTAGTCTGGCAGATCCCACGTCCGAAAATGGGGATTAGGTTTTAAGTGTCACTCCCGCGACCCATAATAGAACTACACCTTCTGATTTAGAGAAAAACCATTCCTCTAGCCTGCAAGAAAAACTACTTCAATAATTTCATCCAGTCTCTTAAATAACACCAACTGCCACTAGAGTAGAACGATAATCCAACACAGCCGGGCACTCTTCCCACCCGTTGTATTCTGAAGTTCAAAGTTCATCATGCTTCTCTGCCTCTTCTTTACTCAGCATGTCCAACTTGTTTTTTAGTTCCTGTGGAACATTAAGTGGGTGTCGTCAGTGTGGAAAGTCTAATATTATCTAACAACATCGTAACGAATGCAGACATAAAAAGACAATAAATGAAACCTGAAGCTTTTCCTCTACACAAACAGCTGGGGTTGATAACAATGCCACGTACCTGTCACAAACTCACAGTGTGTTGtcacagagagagagagagagagagggagagagggagagagggagggagggagagagacTTACTCGCAACGGCTTGGTTCATCTACATCGGTTATGCCATTTTTAACCCCACATCTTAGCTTAACCTGGAGAATAAACACGAAACTGTCAAGAAACGGAAGTTGGTACTCCACTCGCGCCTTCAATATACCTGAACTAATCTTACGTCTAAGTTTGGTCAAATATATTATCAGGAAGTAGTTATTATGCTCTGTTCAACAATGAAAATAACTACATGCCGGTAAATTTAATCATTGTCTTTATGGCAAGTTCTAAATTTTCACAAGAAAAATTATTCGCAAGACACCTTTAAGCTTCTATCAGGTCCATTCCAGCACTTATCCCCACTTGAAAAAATCATAACCCTATACGAGTCTTCAAATTTATCCCAGCGCCTGGTTGAGAAAAAAATATCACGTTAAGAAAAAAGAGTAGAGTCAATAGTCATACTAAGGGTGTGTTTGAGTTAACTTTTAAagtatttaaatttgaaaaaaaaagtattttaaaaaaaaattgaggtgttcggtaacttttcaaaatgcttttaagaaaaatgagattaaaaaataattcatttcAAAGAAAACAGTTGAAactaaatattgaaaaaatagatttttaaacaaaattaagtatataaacACTTGTAAAAAGATCTAACCAAACATGtgtgtttaaattttaaactcattttaaagGAAGTGTTCAAAAGAAAATGTAttcttgaaaaacattttttttacatgGATAATCTAAATGCACACTAGGTTCGCTAATAACTCAAGATTTTATCTGGGAAAAGGataattaaaacaaaagaaGTCTAGACTACGTGTACTAGTATATTCGAGGGACTAAATCTGTGTGAGAGGAGACTCGGAAGCTTGCATGAGCTCCGATCAGTATCCTAGCAGTCTAGTAACTCAAATTTACACAAAAGATTATTTGGCGAAATAAATATATAGATCATCGATTACTAAATACCTACCCCAAACGAGTTGTTGAATGCCCCTCGACCTGTGAAGCTTGTTTGTAAGGACAGATTTTGTAAACGTATCTGAAAAAAGAAACCAATACTTGATATTAAGCAGACGAACATACAAATTCAATTAGCATTGGAAAAATCCTAGAAAAAAGAATTGAAGGGTAAAATCAGCGCTACTTGTTCTCCTTGATTTCAAAACATTGATCATAGAATGAATAGAACTCCTTCTCTGGACCTACAATCAGACAGAACAGAAGAATATTGAAGTAAATTTTCATATTCTAAGCTGGTGTTGCATAATAAACGTGGAAACAGTACATCTCGCACTAACCAAAATCATTCTTTAGCTTTTGTGATAAACTTGAGATCCTTGACTGAATTTTCGATAACTTGGCACTGGACTCCTCATATTCCTTGCGCACGTTAGCAGCATCTGATGAATGAAAATGCAACACAACCATTTTCATGTGGTTAACTCTGAAGCCTGCATTCAAGTGTTGAACACCATGAATTTGTAAGCTCGTATTTTACCTGATTGGTTCACTGGAGCCTGGAAGATATTAACAGCTTTGAGGACATTTCGAACTGTTTTTTGTATCTTCTCAAGCCAGGAGGGGTTACTTTGGGTTTCCACATCTACATGCaattacaaataataattaataaattaaaaaaataaaaatatttcacAACTAAAGGGAGTTAAAgcaatattatatattaaatgagTTGGATAAGAGAAACCTATTTTTCAACCTGTTGAGTCCAATTCTGTATCTGAATAATATCTCTCAGATGAAGTAGAATCATCATGAAATTCGTCTCTAACATCATCCAAATCACCATCTTGGTCATCATCGTATCTTTGGTTATCATCATCAGTCTCTGAAGCATAACCGTCATTTTCATAGGCTTCTTTTGAGATATCATGACTTTCTTCATCACTATCGTTCATACTATCCTTGTTTCTTGACTGTTCTTCAGTATTTTCTCCTGTCCAACGAGAAGCAACAAGGCGGCCCAACTCTTCCTTGGACAACTCTGGACTACCATCATTCTGCCAAAAGTTTCACCCAAATTGAATACAATTGAACCAGGAACGGAAATCATAGAATTTAAATGAACAGTGGAACAGATGGCCTTTAAAATTTAAGTTGGAGCTATTGAATTTATGAGCTAAAGTTTGAATCTTCAGACTAAGAAACTTCTGATGGACTAAATAGGAGTAAATTGAAATCCAATCCAGGACGTACTACACACATACATATTATGAGAAGCAAAAGTCATATTTTTGGCTGCAAAAAAAATGGTTAGCAGACCAAACAATTAACTGGAAGAGCAAAAGAAACAGAGAGCAAGTAAACCAATCTAAGATCAGAAATAGAGGAATTTCCAAAGATCTTCCAATAATAATATTAGATCTAAAGCATCAGAGATAATTCTAGTGGTTGGCCAGGTTATATCTCCAATTTTCGTTTCCGTTATAGCCACGCTAAATAAAATTATCCGGTTTTGGAAATATAGTTGAGCTTGTGCTAGGCCCCCAATACTATTCACATATAATAGAACAAATAAGAAGATACATGAAGTCAATGATGGGGGAACACGTGGGAGTAAGGAGAATAGCCATGAAGCCAATGAGGAGAGTGCACGTGGGGGAATAGAGGAAAGCAAGAAGATCGGGAACCAGCACGTGGGGTCCACAGTTAGTTAGTAGTGGGGAATTAAATAGAGCAGAGAAGTGCAGAAGGGACAGGGATATTTTGGGgtagaaaagagagagaggcTGCAGGCTCCTTTGCGAAGGAGAGAGCAGAGTCCAGGTTCCTTTGGTTCTTTGTTTTTCGTTACTAGTGTTTGGCTGTGTCTTTGAATATTTCCAGATTGTTAGTGTGTTTGTATTTTCAGCTATATTAGAATATTGCTGTTACTTTGTGGTTAAGACTTATCGTTGAGCATTGATATTATATCAAGTTTTGGGTATTTTGGGCTGCacttattttgttgaagttaaTAGAACAGTGAGGTACCAGTTGGTATCCTAACAGCTTGATCTTTCACAGGATAATTCTAGTGGTTCACCAAGTCAAGTTCTCAATTCCAGACTTAGAAATTATCCgattttcttcttgttttgGGTTAGTTCTTGCTTTATCTGACACTAAAACCCAAATTTGGACTTACCAAGTACTCCAGTTTTCTATGCATCCTCCATTTTCTAGACTCACTTTTGCATCAAATGTTTCCTATATCTCTTGTACCGAGCATTCATCGAACAAAATGACCTCACAATATCGATTGAACAATTCTTTACAATATATTCTGTCTAAAACATTTTGTCATTGATATTCATTAATAACTATTATAAGAAAAAGCGTAGAGGATTCTATGACAGGACCAACATACCGGCCAAAATTTTCATACTAATGTCATCAAATAGATTTAATAAAATAGCACAGCAACCACATTATAAAATGATACCTTTCTCAGGACTTCTTCTGATGATTCTTTAGTGCCAGCACTTTCTCCAGTTTCAGATTTAGCCAGCGGGTCCTTCTCTACTGCTGTATCCTACATCAAAACatatttaaaagagaaaatatatatatatataaatttctatTATTCAGTATAGAACACCGCCATTGACTGAAGGACACAAGAACAAGAGATTAAACATTCAAACATAAAGATTTAACCTCTTCTACCTCTTTCGTCAATGATGCTTCTGTTTCAGGTTTATTAGAAAGGTGAGCTTCGAGTTCTGAATCAACTTCTTCCATCCTAGCCTGCTAAAAAAGTGTCAATATGAGAACACGAAGGAAGAGAACATTGTGCCCAAATCAACGGATTAAAGATTCAGCCAATAATTTGCCAGATATATTTTAGATATAGATAGTGTATGATGCTATATCTTATCTCGCAAATTATTGACTAAATGCTATAGGCTAGAAGAAGGGACTCCAACTATACAAAATGAAAGGTCTTTGAAATCAATACATAGAGGAAAACGTGAAAACTACAAGGACCAAACATCACTAAGATCCCTACCCAACCCTTTAACCACATGATTCTTCCACTCACCCCAATGATCTATCATAATAGCACACACCCcagaaaacaataaaaaaacaaactttctCATGATATGATGTGTTATAGTATATACGTAATTATAGGGGCTGATTGGTCTTCTGTCCTTTATTTAATTTACTAGTTTTTGTTTAGGGTTTCCACGTGTCTATATATATTGAATTCTATTGTATAGAATGAAGCAAGGAGTTCGCTCATATTTACATTTTGCTCTAATTTTCACATGGTACTAGAGCTCTAGGTATTATTTCCTAGGGCAATGGGGTCTTTGAGAGTAATTTGGAGATTTGTGAACCCTCAGTGGGTGTTTGGCCCATGGGTTTAGAGTTAAGGGAGTTTCGCATTTGAAGCCAAACCCATGTTTTGA
It includes:
- the LOC103491639 gene encoding glucosidase 2 subunit beta isoform X1, yielding MRQKGGFDSESLATLWVLCTALALALTPIVGSVSSPTHQFRGISPQDEMYYKSSDMIKCRDGSKKFSKAQLNDNFCDCPDGTDEPGTSACSNGKFYCRNAGHAPLLLFSSRVNDNICDCCDGSDEYDSEVKCPNTCWEAGKVARDKLKKKISTFEEGVKIRKQDVEHAKNAIIKDEAELLELKNEEKVLKGLVEQLKERKEQIEKVEEEERLLKEKEAKKHLEREKDETRKIESTETTDIGESKTHEEDNWKKNEATENYDKVYKQGEGSDDDKIGNWDDSASDQQARMEEVDSELEAHLSNKPETEASLTKEVEEDTAVEKDPLAKSETGESAGTKESSEEVLRKNDGSPELSKEELGRLVASRWTGENTEEQSRNKDSMNDSDEESHDISKEAYENDGYASETDDDNQRYDDDQDGDLDDVRDEFHDDSTSSERYYSDTELDSTDVETQSNPSWLEKIQKTVRNVLKAVNIFQAPVNQSDAANVRKEYEESSAKLSKIQSRISSLSQKLKNDFGPEKEFYSFYDQCFEIKENKYVYKICPYKQASQVEGHSTTRLGRWDKFEDSYRVMIFSSGDKCWNGPDRSLKVKLRCGVKNGITDVDEPSRCEYVALLSTPAVCVEEKLQELKNKLDMLSKEEAEKHDEL
- the LOC103491639 gene encoding glucosidase 2 subunit beta isoform X4 encodes the protein MRQKGGFDSESLATLWVLCTALALALTPIVGSVSSPTHQFRGISPQDEMYYKSSDMIKCRDGSKKFSKAQLNDNFCDCPDGTDEPGTSACSNGKFYCRNAGHAPLLLFSSRVNDNICDCCDGSDEYDSEVKCPNTCWEAGKVARDKLKKKISTFEEGVKIRKQDVEHAKNAIIKDEAELLELKNEEKVLKGLVEQLKERKEQIEKVEEEERLLKEKEAKKHLEREKDETRKIESTETTDIGESKTHEEDNWKKNEATENYDKVYKQGEGSDDDKIGNWDDSASDQARMEEVDSELEAHLSNKPETEASLTKEDTAVEKDPLAKSETGESAGTKESSEEVLRKNDGSPELSKEELGRLVASRWTGENTEEQSRNKDSMNDSDEESHDISKEAYENDGYASETDDDNQRYDDDQDGDLDDVRDEFHDDSTSSERYYSDTELDSTDVETQSNPSWLEKIQKTVRNVLKAVNIFQAPVNQSDAANVRKEYEESSAKLSKIQSRISSLSQKLKNDFGPEKEFYSFYDQCFEIKENKYVYKICPYKQASQVEGHSTTRLGRWDKFEDSYRVMIFSSGDKCWNGPDRSLKVKLRCGVKNGITDVDEPSRCEYVALLSTPAVCVEEKLQELKNKLDMLSKEEAEKHDEL
- the LOC103491639 gene encoding glucosidase 2 subunit beta isoform X2, which encodes MRQKGGFDSESLATLWVLCTALALALTPIVGSVSSPTHQFRGISPQDEMYYKSSDMIKCRDGSKKFSKAQLNDNFCDCPDGTDEPGTSACSNGKFYCRNAGHAPLLLFSSRVNDNICDCCDGSDEYDSEVKCPNTCWEAGKVARDKLKKKISTFEEGVKIRKQDVEHAKNAIIKDEAELLELKNEEKVLKGLVEQLKERKEQIEKVEEEERLLKEKEAKKHLEREKDETRKIESTETTDIGESKTHEEDNWKKNEATENYDKVYKQGEGSDDDKIGNWDDSASDQARMEEVDSELEAHLSNKPETEASLTKEVEEDTAVEKDPLAKSETGESAGTKESSEEVLRKNDGSPELSKEELGRLVASRWTGENTEEQSRNKDSMNDSDEESHDISKEAYENDGYASETDDDNQRYDDDQDGDLDDVRDEFHDDSTSSERYYSDTELDSTDVETQSNPSWLEKIQKTVRNVLKAVNIFQAPVNQSDAANVRKEYEESSAKLSKIQSRISSLSQKLKNDFGPEKEFYSFYDQCFEIKENKYVYKICPYKQASQVEGHSTTRLGRWDKFEDSYRVMIFSSGDKCWNGPDRSLKVKLRCGVKNGITDVDEPSRCEYVALLSTPAVCVEEKLQELKNKLDMLSKEEAEKHDEL
- the LOC103491639 gene encoding glucosidase 2 subunit beta isoform X3, whose product is MRQKGGFDSESLATLWVLCTALALALTPIVGSVSSPTHQFRGISPQDEMYYKSSDMIKCRDGSKKFSKAQLNDNFCDCPDGTDEPGTSACSNGKFYCRNAGHAPLLLFSSRVNDNICDCCDGSDEYDSEVKCPNTCWEAGKVARDKLKKKISTFEEGVKIRKQDVEHAKNAIIKDEAELLELKNEEKVLKGLVEQLKERKEQIEKVEEEERLLKEKEAKKHLEREKDETRKIESTETTDIGESKTHEEDNWKKNEATENYDKVYKQGEGSDDDKIGNWDDSASDQQARMEEVDSELEAHLSNKPETEASLTKEDTAVEKDPLAKSETGESAGTKESSEEVLRKNDGSPELSKEELGRLVASRWTGENTEEQSRNKDSMNDSDEESHDISKEAYENDGYASETDDDNQRYDDDQDGDLDDVRDEFHDDSTSSERYYSDTELDSTDVETQSNPSWLEKIQKTVRNVLKAVNIFQAPVNQSDAANVRKEYEESSAKLSKIQSRISSLSQKLKNDFGPEKEFYSFYDQCFEIKENKYVYKICPYKQASQVEGHSTTRLGRWDKFEDSYRVMIFSSGDKCWNGPDRSLKVKLRCGVKNGITDVDEPSRCEYVALLSTPAVCVEEKLQELKNKLDMLSKEEAEKHDEL